A single region of the Neodiprion pinetum isolate iyNeoPine1 chromosome 5, iyNeoPine1.2, whole genome shotgun sequence genome encodes:
- the LOC124220743 gene encoding mitochondrial potassium channel ATP-binding subunit isoform X2: MSILRIAYQHAGFTRNLCLRYCLDTKIESLSKVKRDFITHLRREFRPKTRSERPSYNAAAFGIGGIGIATACVMQWARSRVLCEADRTAGVIKVTKKEPTFPWARFFQYLYPHVWHFLLALAALFTFVYIYTLSGIGEKIAMSLRQDLFKSVIMQDMAFFDRNRTGEIVNRLTSDIQDFKSAFKMCFSQGLRSITQIVGCVISIIMISPQLTGVMVMCVPTVILVGAILGSSLRKMSSEAQNQTAKSTTVSEEAISNIRTVRAFAAEEREIELFSNEVELAAVMHQRLGFGIGLFQGGTNLFLNGIVLGTLYLGGHLMSIGQLTPGDLMAFLMATQTIQRSLTQLSLLFGSYVRGISAGGRVFEFLDLPPSPLMIGGNVITDRCFRGNIEFENVTFEYPTRPNKPILKNFNLNIPAGKTVAIVGASGNGKTTVAALLERLYDVDEGSIKIDGTDIRTLNSSYLRGGVLGYINQEPVLFATTIMENIRYGMHGATDSEVIEAAKEANADEFIRNFPQEYNTLVGERGTQLSGGQKQRVAIARALLKKPSILILDEATSALDYESERVVQRALDSAAKGRTVLIIAHRLSTIKNADIIVVLQNGVIVEIGNHDELTMKNGVYYNLVNQQEKQKKDETENRQHG; the protein is encoded by the exons atgtctattctACGCATCGCCTATCAGCACGCTGGATTCACAag GAATCTGTGCTTACGATATTGCCTGGACACAAAGATAGAATCGTTAAGCAAGGTAAAGAGAGATTTCATTACGCATCTTCGCAGAGAATTCAGGCCTAAAACCAGAAGCGAACGTCCGTCTTACAACGCTGCCGCGTTTGGAATCGGTGGAATTGGTATAGCAACTGCGTGTGTGATGCAATGGGCACGAAGCAGAGTGTTATGTGAAGCCGACAGAACCGCTGGCGTGATAAAAGTTACCAAAAAAGAGCCAACTTTTCCATGGGCTAGATTCTTTCAGTACTTGTATCCGCATGTTTGGCACTTCTTGTTGGCATTGGCT GCGCTCTTCACCTTCGTCTACATTTACACTCTTTCGGGAATTGGCGAAAAGATAGCGATGAGCCTTCGTCAAGATCTGTTCAAGTCAGTGATAATGCAGGACATGGCGTTCTTTGATAGAAACAGAACAGGAGAAATAGTAAATCGATTGACAAGTGATATACAAGATTTCAAGAGCGCGTTTAAAATGTGCTTTTCCCAAGGTCTCAGAAGCATTACGCAGATCGTCGGATGTGTTATCTCTATCATAATGATATCTCCGCAATTGACCGGTGTCATGGTGATGTGCGTTCCCACCGTAATATTAGTAGGTGCTATCCTTGGTTcaagtttgagaaaaatgtcAAGCGAAGCTCAGAATCAGACAGCTAAATCAACGACCGTTTCCGAGGAAGCCATCAGCAACATCAGAACC GTGAGAGCGTTTGCTGCGGAGGAAAGGGAAATCGAGTTGTTTTCCAATGAAGTTGAACTAGCAGCAGTGATGCATCAGCGCCTGGGCTTTGGTATCGGCCTTTTTCAGGGTGGGACTAATTTGTTTCTCAATGGAATAGTTTTGGGAACACTTTACCTGGGTGGACATCTCATGTCTATCGGTCAGCTGACTCCCGGGGATCTAATGGCGTTTTTAATGGCGACCCAAACTATTCAGAGATCTTTAACTCAACTGTCTCTTCTGTTCGGCAGCTATGTGAGAGGGATCAGTGCAGGCGGCAGAGTTTTTGag ttTCTTGACCTCCCACCATCTCCGCTGATGATTGGAGGCAACGTAATCACTGACAGATGTTTCAggggtaatattgaatttgaaaatgttactTTCGAGTATCCGACTCGACCGAACAAACCTatcctgaaaaatttcaatctcaaTATTCCTGCTGGTAAAACCGTTGCCATCGTTGGTGCTAGTGGGAATGGCAAAACGACAGTAGCCGCACTGCTTGAAAG gttgTACGACGTCGACGAAGGCTCAATCAAAATTGATGGCACAGATATCAGAACGTTGAATTCAAGTTATCTAAGAGGCGGAGTGTTAGGTTACATAAATCAAGAACCTGTACTGTTCGCAACAACGATAATGGAGAATATCAGATATGGAATGCATGGAGCGACAGATTCCGaa gtaataGAAGCAGCGAAAGAAGCAAATGCGGATGAATTCATTCGCAACTTTCCTCAAGAATATAACACTCTTGTCGGCGAAAGAGGCACGCAACTTTCGGGTGGCCAAAAGCAACGAGTAGCCATCGCCAGAGCGCTGCTTAAAAAACCTTCAATTCTAATTCTGGATGAGGCCACAAG TGCGTTGGATTACGAAAGCGAGAGGGTCGTCCAAAGGGCTTTAGACTCCGCAGCTAAAGGTAGAACGGTTCTCATCATTGCTCATAGATTGAGCACGATAAAAAATGCAGATATTATTGTTGTCCTGCAAAACGGTGTGATTGTTGAG aTCGGTAACCACGACGAGCTCACGATGAAAAATGGAGTTTATTACAACTTAGTGAATCAGCAAGAGAAACAGAAGAAGGACGAGACTGAAAACCGCCAACATGGCTGA
- the LOC124220743 gene encoding mitochondrial potassium channel ATP-binding subunit isoform X1 produces MSILRIAYQHAGFTRNLCLRYCLDTKIESLSKVKRDFITHLRREFRPKTRSERPSYNAAAFGIGGIGIATACVMQWARSRVLCEADRTAGVIKVTKKEPTFPWARFFQYLYPHVWHFLLALASALAVAVLNIWIPQCMSEVINVVAKLSDKTGFSENTEGRSAAFVMFEKLTQPTFRLARMYVSQALFTFVYIYTLSGIGEKIAMSLRQDLFKSVIMQDMAFFDRNRTGEIVNRLTSDIQDFKSAFKMCFSQGLRSITQIVGCVISIIMISPQLTGVMVMCVPTVILVGAILGSSLRKMSSEAQNQTAKSTTVSEEAISNIRTVRAFAAEEREIELFSNEVELAAVMHQRLGFGIGLFQGGTNLFLNGIVLGTLYLGGHLMSIGQLTPGDLMAFLMATQTIQRSLTQLSLLFGSYVRGISAGGRVFEFLDLPPSPLMIGGNVITDRCFRGNIEFENVTFEYPTRPNKPILKNFNLNIPAGKTVAIVGASGNGKTTVAALLERLYDVDEGSIKIDGTDIRTLNSSYLRGGVLGYINQEPVLFATTIMENIRYGMHGATDSEVIEAAKEANADEFIRNFPQEYNTLVGERGTQLSGGQKQRVAIARALLKKPSILILDEATSALDYESERVVQRALDSAAKGRTVLIIAHRLSTIKNADIIVVLQNGVIVEIGNHDELTMKNGVYYNLVNQQEKQKKDETENRQHG; encoded by the exons atgtctattctACGCATCGCCTATCAGCACGCTGGATTCACAag GAATCTGTGCTTACGATATTGCCTGGACACAAAGATAGAATCGTTAAGCAAGGTAAAGAGAGATTTCATTACGCATCTTCGCAGAGAATTCAGGCCTAAAACCAGAAGCGAACGTCCGTCTTACAACGCTGCCGCGTTTGGAATCGGTGGAATTGGTATAGCAACTGCGTGTGTGATGCAATGGGCACGAAGCAGAGTGTTATGTGAAGCCGACAGAACCGCTGGCGTGATAAAAGTTACCAAAAAAGAGCCAACTTTTCCATGGGCTAGATTCTTTCAGTACTTGTATCCGCATGTTTGGCACTTCTTGTTGGCATTGGCT AGTGCTCTCGCCGTTGCCGTGTTGAATATTTGGATTCCACAATGTATGAGTGAAGTTATAAACGTTGTGGCTAAACTATCTGACAAAACTGGCTTTTCCGAGAACACTGAAGGCAGAAGTGCGGCGTTTGTCATGTTTGAGAAATTGACACAGCCGACCTTTCGTTTGGCACGCATGTACGTAAGCCAA GCGCTCTTCACCTTCGTCTACATTTACACTCTTTCGGGAATTGGCGAAAAGATAGCGATGAGCCTTCGTCAAGATCTGTTCAAGTCAGTGATAATGCAGGACATGGCGTTCTTTGATAGAAACAGAACAGGAGAAATAGTAAATCGATTGACAAGTGATATACAAGATTTCAAGAGCGCGTTTAAAATGTGCTTTTCCCAAGGTCTCAGAAGCATTACGCAGATCGTCGGATGTGTTATCTCTATCATAATGATATCTCCGCAATTGACCGGTGTCATGGTGATGTGCGTTCCCACCGTAATATTAGTAGGTGCTATCCTTGGTTcaagtttgagaaaaatgtcAAGCGAAGCTCAGAATCAGACAGCTAAATCAACGACCGTTTCCGAGGAAGCCATCAGCAACATCAGAACC GTGAGAGCGTTTGCTGCGGAGGAAAGGGAAATCGAGTTGTTTTCCAATGAAGTTGAACTAGCAGCAGTGATGCATCAGCGCCTGGGCTTTGGTATCGGCCTTTTTCAGGGTGGGACTAATTTGTTTCTCAATGGAATAGTTTTGGGAACACTTTACCTGGGTGGACATCTCATGTCTATCGGTCAGCTGACTCCCGGGGATCTAATGGCGTTTTTAATGGCGACCCAAACTATTCAGAGATCTTTAACTCAACTGTCTCTTCTGTTCGGCAGCTATGTGAGAGGGATCAGTGCAGGCGGCAGAGTTTTTGag ttTCTTGACCTCCCACCATCTCCGCTGATGATTGGAGGCAACGTAATCACTGACAGATGTTTCAggggtaatattgaatttgaaaatgttactTTCGAGTATCCGACTCGACCGAACAAACCTatcctgaaaaatttcaatctcaaTATTCCTGCTGGTAAAACCGTTGCCATCGTTGGTGCTAGTGGGAATGGCAAAACGACAGTAGCCGCACTGCTTGAAAG gttgTACGACGTCGACGAAGGCTCAATCAAAATTGATGGCACAGATATCAGAACGTTGAATTCAAGTTATCTAAGAGGCGGAGTGTTAGGTTACATAAATCAAGAACCTGTACTGTTCGCAACAACGATAATGGAGAATATCAGATATGGAATGCATGGAGCGACAGATTCCGaa gtaataGAAGCAGCGAAAGAAGCAAATGCGGATGAATTCATTCGCAACTTTCCTCAAGAATATAACACTCTTGTCGGCGAAAGAGGCACGCAACTTTCGGGTGGCCAAAAGCAACGAGTAGCCATCGCCAGAGCGCTGCTTAAAAAACCTTCAATTCTAATTCTGGATGAGGCCACAAG TGCGTTGGATTACGAAAGCGAGAGGGTCGTCCAAAGGGCTTTAGACTCCGCAGCTAAAGGTAGAACGGTTCTCATCATTGCTCATAGATTGAGCACGATAAAAAATGCAGATATTATTGTTGTCCTGCAAAACGGTGTGATTGTTGAG aTCGGTAACCACGACGAGCTCACGATGAAAAATGGAGTTTATTACAACTTAGTGAATCAGCAAGAGAAACAGAAGAAGGACGAGACTGAAAACCGCCAACATGGCTGA
- the LOC124220743 gene encoding mitochondrial potassium channel ATP-binding subunit isoform X3, whose translation MQWARSRVLCEADRTAGVIKVTKKEPTFPWARFFQYLYPHVWHFLLALASALAVAVLNIWIPQCMSEVINVVAKLSDKTGFSENTEGRSAAFVMFEKLTQPTFRLARMYVSQALFTFVYIYTLSGIGEKIAMSLRQDLFKSVIMQDMAFFDRNRTGEIVNRLTSDIQDFKSAFKMCFSQGLRSITQIVGCVISIIMISPQLTGVMVMCVPTVILVGAILGSSLRKMSSEAQNQTAKSTTVSEEAISNIRTVRAFAAEEREIELFSNEVELAAVMHQRLGFGIGLFQGGTNLFLNGIVLGTLYLGGHLMSIGQLTPGDLMAFLMATQTIQRSLTQLSLLFGSYVRGISAGGRVFEFLDLPPSPLMIGGNVITDRCFRGNIEFENVTFEYPTRPNKPILKNFNLNIPAGKTVAIVGASGNGKTTVAALLERLYDVDEGSIKIDGTDIRTLNSSYLRGGVLGYINQEPVLFATTIMENIRYGMHGATDSEVIEAAKEANADEFIRNFPQEYNTLVGERGTQLSGGQKQRVAIARALLKKPSILILDEATSALDYESERVVQRALDSAAKGRTVLIIAHRLSTIKNADIIVVLQNGVIVEIGNHDELTMKNGVYYNLVNQQEKQKKDETENRQHG comes from the exons ATGCAATGGGCACGAAGCAGAGTGTTATGTGAAGCCGACAGAACCGCTGGCGTGATAAAAGTTACCAAAAAAGAGCCAACTTTTCCATGGGCTAGATTCTTTCAGTACTTGTATCCGCATGTTTGGCACTTCTTGTTGGCATTGGCT AGTGCTCTCGCCGTTGCCGTGTTGAATATTTGGATTCCACAATGTATGAGTGAAGTTATAAACGTTGTGGCTAAACTATCTGACAAAACTGGCTTTTCCGAGAACACTGAAGGCAGAAGTGCGGCGTTTGTCATGTTTGAGAAATTGACACAGCCGACCTTTCGTTTGGCACGCATGTACGTAAGCCAA GCGCTCTTCACCTTCGTCTACATTTACACTCTTTCGGGAATTGGCGAAAAGATAGCGATGAGCCTTCGTCAAGATCTGTTCAAGTCAGTGATAATGCAGGACATGGCGTTCTTTGATAGAAACAGAACAGGAGAAATAGTAAATCGATTGACAAGTGATATACAAGATTTCAAGAGCGCGTTTAAAATGTGCTTTTCCCAAGGTCTCAGAAGCATTACGCAGATCGTCGGATGTGTTATCTCTATCATAATGATATCTCCGCAATTGACCGGTGTCATGGTGATGTGCGTTCCCACCGTAATATTAGTAGGTGCTATCCTTGGTTcaagtttgagaaaaatgtcAAGCGAAGCTCAGAATCAGACAGCTAAATCAACGACCGTTTCCGAGGAAGCCATCAGCAACATCAGAACC GTGAGAGCGTTTGCTGCGGAGGAAAGGGAAATCGAGTTGTTTTCCAATGAAGTTGAACTAGCAGCAGTGATGCATCAGCGCCTGGGCTTTGGTATCGGCCTTTTTCAGGGTGGGACTAATTTGTTTCTCAATGGAATAGTTTTGGGAACACTTTACCTGGGTGGACATCTCATGTCTATCGGTCAGCTGACTCCCGGGGATCTAATGGCGTTTTTAATGGCGACCCAAACTATTCAGAGATCTTTAACTCAACTGTCTCTTCTGTTCGGCAGCTATGTGAGAGGGATCAGTGCAGGCGGCAGAGTTTTTGag ttTCTTGACCTCCCACCATCTCCGCTGATGATTGGAGGCAACGTAATCACTGACAGATGTTTCAggggtaatattgaatttgaaaatgttactTTCGAGTATCCGACTCGACCGAACAAACCTatcctgaaaaatttcaatctcaaTATTCCTGCTGGTAAAACCGTTGCCATCGTTGGTGCTAGTGGGAATGGCAAAACGACAGTAGCCGCACTGCTTGAAAG gttgTACGACGTCGACGAAGGCTCAATCAAAATTGATGGCACAGATATCAGAACGTTGAATTCAAGTTATCTAAGAGGCGGAGTGTTAGGTTACATAAATCAAGAACCTGTACTGTTCGCAACAACGATAATGGAGAATATCAGATATGGAATGCATGGAGCGACAGATTCCGaa gtaataGAAGCAGCGAAAGAAGCAAATGCGGATGAATTCATTCGCAACTTTCCTCAAGAATATAACACTCTTGTCGGCGAAAGAGGCACGCAACTTTCGGGTGGCCAAAAGCAACGAGTAGCCATCGCCAGAGCGCTGCTTAAAAAACCTTCAATTCTAATTCTGGATGAGGCCACAAG TGCGTTGGATTACGAAAGCGAGAGGGTCGTCCAAAGGGCTTTAGACTCCGCAGCTAAAGGTAGAACGGTTCTCATCATTGCTCATAGATTGAGCACGATAAAAAATGCAGATATTATTGTTGTCCTGCAAAACGGTGTGATTGTTGAG aTCGGTAACCACGACGAGCTCACGATGAAAAATGGAGTTTATTACAACTTAGTGAATCAGCAAGAGAAACAGAAGAAGGACGAGACTGAAAACCGCCAACATGGCTGA